aacggatTTCATGAagtcatattaatttgtaagtttattttataaaatctttttatatctATAGCAGCTCTCTTTCTTTAATGCACAATATGAAGGGCTCTAGTCCTCGACTTTCCCACCACTTTAATATAACATAAGGAGAGAAAACCAAATTAGTCAAGTAAATTTTTTAGAGACCAAATATGCTTATATTAACAAGTTTTTAGAGGCTTTGTTTAGgctatatttagatgttaagttgatttttttatgaatagtaatgagttaaATTAGTAGAATAAGTTATGTGAGAtccatctaaaatgagtttatatgtatttagatattaagatgaatttacTAATACTTAtgggaaattaaaaaagattctaAGTCCTTTGTTTAAAATGTGTTgtgttaaaaaaagttataagtctcatatataaaaaagttttgaattgaaataagtttagtaatttaagagtaaagtgtttgaatgttagactcgatttaaaattatactaaactgaATTGATTTCAATTAAATTTTACAACCAAACGGGACCTTATTGTATAATAACACTTAAGAGTGGACCACATAttagaaatattattcattCAAAAATCTTTCGACCAATCTAAAGGAGTAATGCTACCTACAATCATGAAATGCACAATTATCGtataatcgctttaaaaaaaagtataatccgctattaagaaattaatttttttatataaatcccgaatttatttactgttttcaAAGTGATTGAGCGGCACTTATGTAATCACAactgtaactatcatttctcattcTAAAAACTGCTGCAGCAAGTAATTTTCTTCTActtaagacttttttttttaaatccattgAAATAAAACTACCTTCCATTTTAAACCGATGAAAATCCAACCAAGAGACATTTAACATGTGAAATATTTGTAGAAACAAGTTTTTACCAATTCCATTCCCCCATCTGTGTCTGGAAACTTGAAAACCAATAGGCCACCATATACATGGGAATGTTCAAAATTATAGGGAGAACTTTCAGGAGAGGCAAAAATCGTGCTCTCTTCACTGAGTCGTGTTTACCAAACAAAATTCAGATACCATCAAAATTGGTAAGGCGTAACAAATGATAAAAGATATCATTAAGCGTCCGAAAAATTCGCAATTATCATTTCTAGGGACAATCACAGTCGATGAATAGCTAGATTGATTCAATAGTGCACCTCATGTAGAATTTGTCTATATGAGTAAGTGGTCTCTCCGATACTCCCGCACAATGACCGGCACACTTGTGGTTGGGATCTACAATAAGAACAAGGGAATCAGCAATGCTAAAACTTGGAAAAATCTCAAGCTTCAAGAAGAATTGTCTGATTCTGCCTCTAAATGACTAGGCATGTAGTTTTAACTCTTTAGAATGTATTTCTTTGTATGTGCCAACAATTGTATGGTTTGCGTTATAAGTAACAACTCCggtgatgataataaataagaAGTGAGGACTTCAACTAGAAGATCAAAATTATTAGAACACGGCTTACCATTCCATAATCTGTGATAATCATGGAGATATAATCTGGAGGAGTACAATCATACCTGTTACAGTGGTACAGCAAGTTGagcgtaaaataaaatatgaacatTGAGGAACAATTGAGATCTTTTTCTTTCAGGGATAAACCTTACATTAAATTTAGAAGTTGCAGATTTCCCTTATTGGCCCAATTATTCAAATAACTCACATCAGTTCTTCCTGGGACTTTTGCAATTGCTTCTGGATCACCTGCAAGAAATTTAATGTGCTTAGCTTCGTTCTGTTGagagaattttctttttccctttttttccctttctgaTTTTTTTGGGGGTGGGGGTTGGGGGGAAGGAATTCCAGTTTAGAACCCTGCCAATGCAGGTTCTggtaaataaaatagaatcaaAGGACAAAAGGCAAAATTTACATCAGCTGATATATGATAACGTACCTAATTCGTTAGAGCAGATAGAATCAAGCTGTACTCTTTCATGAAATTTATAGGCTTCACAGCAGACTAAAACTGGAACATGGAAAGCATGAGCAACCATTGCAACAGATGCAGTCCCCACACTAGAATATACAGTTCCATTAGACAATACAGAGGCAGCCCCCAGAAGAACTCTTGTAACTTCATGCATAATATAAGAAGTGGCATTTATATGACAATATGTACAACCCAGGCCCTTTGACACCAGCCTACGAAGTAGTGATTGACCTTCAAGCTTTGGACGTGAGTCTACTACCACGACACGGAACTGTTTCCCCATCTCATGGGCATATAACAGAATCATCTCGACCACACTTGATGATCCATAAGTGAGAAGCACATCTCCATCCCTAATCTTTGTAACTGCATGCTCAACTATGACCTTCCCCGCaagtattattttttcatttatgaatCGCTCAATATCTGAACAAAGTGCAGCTTTTGCTTCTGATTCAGAAAGAGTTAGAGGTAGCTTTGCTATACGGCCCTTAACAAACCTAATTGCATTTCCCATGCTGATAGAAAGTGGTCTACACTCAATAAAGAATGACACATAACTGCTGATTTTTGCAGTTAAATCTCTTGCAAGAGTTTTTTGTCGTGGTGTGGAATAGTCAGTAATGGCTTCTTTGAAAGCTTGAAGCATTGCAATGCAACGTGCATTACCCCCAGATATATCTCTGGCTAAATACTGTAATCCAACCTGAAAATAATTCATTCGAAGTAGGtaataaactatatttctcttTCTGCAgggaaaatggaaagaaattaaGGGCCTGATGGGCTCAGACAGTTAGGAAATCTAAAACTCTGATCgacattgtttttattttcttttaaatcgcaaaacaactatggaaaacaaaaAGTGAAGATGAGACAAAGAATGTTTAGATTGGTTGACAAAAAGGCAGGATAAGACATTTTgcactataaaatatttttaaaaaaattacatcactGAATTCAGTACTACACTAGggatatacattaaaaaaaggCAATAGTTCATGAGGGGCATGGGATCAGGAATTCAGAAAATCTATAAAAGGAAGAACAATTTGAATTGCTGTGCACTGATTATGTCATTGAATTTTATTAAAGAGCACAAGTGGTGCTACCCAAGAACACGGGATATACATAGGAGATCGCCTAGCTAAGGAGGGGAGTGGCAACAGGAATTCTGAAAATCTAACTACAATGATTTGAGCATAAAGGTTTTAAGCTCCGGTAATTAACCCTAAGGAGGGGGCATGGGATCAGGAATTCAGAAAATCTATAAAAGGAAGAACAATTTGAATTGCTGTGCACCGATTATGTCATTGAATTTTATTAAAGAGCACAACTACCCAAGAACACGGGGGATATACATAGGAGATCGCCTAGCTAAGGAGGGGAGTGGCAACAGGAATTCTGAAAATCTAACTACAATGATTTGAGCATAAAGGTTTTAAGCTCCGGTAATTAACCCTAAAACATAGAGGATATACATAGGAGAATGCTTAGTTAAGGAAGGAAATGAAAACAGGAATTGAGAAAACCTGCGAAGAAAAAAAAGCTCATATTGCTGTGGACAGATGACCACTCATACAATGATTTGATCATAAAGGATATTAGCTTCAGTAATGTAATCTCGCGGTCTTCAAAACTATGGGCATTGTGTTCAAGTTACACAATAAAAGATATTTCTTTGCTATCACTAATCAAAccaattgattttattttttctggaaaaatcatattcaataaatcaaaattattacaagaaaaacCTCAACGAAACAGGCCTTGAGAAGATTTAGAATTAAATCATCAATTTTCCTTTTCCATGCACTTTTAACTAAAAAGCTATCAATAATTAAGACAAGTAATAGAATTAAAAAACCATTAATATCCAGTAACATTAAAACAAATGGGTTCAGGTTGCTGAATCATAATCGATGTGCTAAACAATGGCTATTTGAAATAGGGTCTGATTCAGTTACATAATAAAAGTTCAGCTGAACTGAAGCAAATCCCTTGCATCTAGATGGAAGTATGCCAATAAAGGAAAAAACCATAGGGAAGAAAAGGGCCACAACATGTGCGTCCTCTTGCacaaacaatcacacaaagaaGAAAGACTGTCGTGGACAGGTCTTAGACAAACACTAACTGAAAATCTACAATGACGGGCACTTAACTGAAACTCGGGTAAAAGGGACACTTTAAGAAACAGCATCATTAACACATTTTCTCGTTGAATATAACTATAGATTGTGATCAATTTGAGCCATACATTGAAAAAAGATGCAGGCTCATGCCAGCATGTGCACAAGTGTGGACTTACTGCATCAATGTCATGTCCACGCCTGGTTCTTCAATTTGCCATTTCTGTCTATATTATGTTCTGTTTATTCCCACATGTGATGAGAGAGGTTATATGTTCAACAAAGAGGAGAAATAGCCAATTTTCTATTCAGAAGCTTGAAGCCTAAAGAAAAAGCCACTAACGTATCAAAAACGTAAATTCTTAAATGGAAAACCTTGTAAACAGCAGGATGCACTGCATCAAGTTGGAAAAATCTTGACTCCAGATCAGGAAGCTGTGTTCCGTGTTCATACTGAGGCAAATGCCGAAACAATTCAACTCTGTTTCTAGCTTCCGTTTGATTGAAAATTGCACGTCTTTTAGCCTTCTCTACTCTGCCCTTATCATCAAACTGCATACGTGGAGGAGGAAcatctttcttcctttctttctcgGGTGGACGATCACCTCCTTTCTTTTCAGAAGCTGCAATTGAAGATGCGACTGGAGGAGCATCTTTCTTCAGTGAAGGCTGCTTCAAAGGTTTACTTGGAACTGGCCCCCCAGATACAACAGCAGATTTATCACCCTCTGCTGCATGTGTGTACGTATGTTTTTCACCTGCATGCATGCTTGTATGTGTTTACATCTATGAATAGGTATATACAATACCACTTTGTATCTTTGTATGGAAATGGTTTATGCAAGCATTTCTCACTTTTTGATGCAAACATGCATGAATGCACACATGCATCTGCCATCTGTACAAAAAGATCAGTAACCACAAGCGAAAACTTGCTAAAGCCCACAACCATTTGTTTTTAGGAGGAAAACTATATACTACCAAGGAGGAGCTTAATCAAAAGCAAACGGTAGAAAAACCTTCTGGCACCTGAGAAACCTTTAATTTAAAACCAAATGTTGGTTTATTTATATGAACTCTAGAGACTTACTGAATTTGGTCAAGATTTGAATGcaatcttaaataaataaaagattaacAATTACACCACTAACATAGATATAACCCATTACAAATATACGAAGAAAATCATCATCTGGACTAGATATGATAGGATATGTCATGTATACCATAGCATAAACCATGACAAGGTACGGGCAATAATCAGAACAgtttatgttagtaaaaatttaagTTTGACAGCTCCATTccgaaaaaaatatttgtaagatCCTTCGAAGAAATTTTACCCTAAAAGATAAGTTGAGCAGAAAATGAATATATCTCAAAAGATTTAGTGTTTTATGAAATTTCCATTTATTAGTCATATCATCTGAAATTGCATGAATCCAACTTTCATATATACCATAACATAAACTATGATAGAAAGTGCAGGCAATAATCGAATGGTGTATGCTAGTAAAAATTTCAGTTTGACAGCACAATTCCCAAAGAATATTCAAAAGATCCTTTCTAAGAAATTTTACGCTCAAGAAAAGTTGAGCAGAAAAAACAATATCTCAAAAGATTAATGTTTTATGGAATTTCCATTCATTAATCATATCATCTGCAATTGCATGAATCTAAGGACGCTCAGTCCTAGTCATGACAAAGGAATGGCCATTCTTAAAGATACAATGCAGCTCACTTCAATCTAGAAAAGACAACTAAATTATTCCACAGGATGATCACATGTAGCATCCCAAAGAGAGCCCAAGCCACATCTAAGCCTTttctccaaaaggactagtcaatgtgACAATTAAAGTCCCTTGCAATCATCATAGAGGAGAACTTCTTCCACCCAAGCAATATGAGATTCCATTTACCATTTTCTGATATTCAACCAAGGTTTTATAAGCTCTTATATCATTTGTAACAACCTAGGAAAACCCAAACTATATATGGGCCAGCACTTCAAAAGACTAGTCATAACTAAAGTTCCTTAGAATTAGTATAAAGGGTAAGAATTTCTTCcacccaagcaatgtgggattccATTCACCACATTTCTATACTCAACTAGGATATTACAATCTCTAATAACTAAAACATCCCAAAAAAACTCATGCCACACCTAGAGATTCtaggcctatactccaaaaagattAGGGCCTGTTTGGATGCTTACAATATCTTAGAATATCTATCAatggtagtgaaatggtttgtgaatagtgtAATGATTTGAGTCaagatgttttattaagttttgggaaatgagagagaa
This is a stretch of genomic DNA from Carya illinoinensis cultivar Pawnee chromosome 15, C.illinoinensisPawnee_v1, whole genome shotgun sequence. It encodes these proteins:
- the LOC122296118 gene encoding translation initiation factor eIF-2B subunit delta-like isoform X2, translating into MNTEHSFLIWSQDFSNLMQCILLFTRKRNIVYYLLRMNYFQVGLQYLARDISGGNARCIAMLQAFKEAITDYSTPRQKTLARDLTAKISSYVSFFIECRPLSISMGNAIRFVKGRIAKLPLTLSESEAKAALCSDIERFINEKIILAGKVIVEHAVTKIRDGDVLLTYGSSSVVEMILLYAHEMGKQFRVVVVDSRPKLEGQSLLRRLVSKGLGCTYCHINATSYIMHEVTRVLLGAASVLSNGTVYSSVGTASVAMVAHAFHVPVLVCCEAYKFHERVQLDSICSNELGDPEAIAKVPGRTDVSYLNNWANKGNLQLLNLMYDCTPPDYISMIITDYGMIPTTSVPVIVREYRRDHLLI
- the LOC122296118 gene encoding translation initiation factor eIF-2B subunit delta-like isoform X1, which translates into the protein MDARRPSRSVIDPKVRHVGFFAPGANPLPARAFNNPPGSSSPPLAQSPAGNSLSPVMIPLPRQLSDRTPAVPVPETGLRRQGNDHVPVGSYNPSESLLGSSPVPSSPSARIGIADGEFSEESDGWYRLNDSRKYASNLPETTPEKALDNSVSTSAPPVEKSKKSAKVPEKSEKAVVQVQKETQSSLKPLKAKTTKAERRAMQEAQRAAKALTKGEKHTYTHAAEGDKSAVVSGGPVPSKPLKQPSLKKDAPPVASSIAASEKKGGDRPPEKERKKDVPPPRMQFDDKGRVEKAKRRAIFNQTEARNRVELFRHLPQYEHGTQLPDLESRFFQLDAVHPAVYKVGLQYLARDISGGNARCIAMLQAFKEAITDYSTPRQKTLARDLTAKISSYVSFFIECRPLSISMGNAIRFVKGRIAKLPLTLSESEAKAALCSDIERFINEKIILAGKVIVEHAVTKIRDGDVLLTYGSSSVVEMILLYAHEMGKQFRVVVVDSRPKLEGQSLLRRLVSKGLGCTYCHINATSYIMHEVTRVLLGAASVLSNGTVYSSVGTASVAMVAHAFHVPVLVCCEAYKFHERVQLDSICSNELGDPEAIAKVPGRTDVSYLNNWANKGNLQLLNLMYDCTPPDYISMIITDYGMIPTTSVPVIVREYRRDHLLI
- the LOC122296118 gene encoding translation initiation factor eIF-2B subunit delta-like isoform X4, with the protein product MTLMQKRNIVYYLLRMNYFQVGLQYLARDISGGNARCIAMLQAFKEAITDYSTPRQKTLARDLTAKISSYVSFFIECRPLSISMGNAIRFVKGRIAKLPLTLSESEAKAALCSDIERFINEKIILAGKVIVEHAVTKIRDGDVLLTYGSSSVVEMILLYAHEMGKQFRVVVVDSRPKLEGQSLLRRLVSKGLGCTYCHINATSYIMHEVTRVLLGAASVLSNGTVYSSVGTASVAMVAHAFHVPVLVCCEAYKFHERVQLDSICSNELGDPEAIAKVPGRTDVSYLNNWANKGNLQLLNLMYDCTPPDYISMIITDYGMIPTTSVPVIVREYRRDHLLI
- the LOC122296118 gene encoding translation initiation factor eIF-2B subunit delta-like isoform X3 encodes the protein MSLHLFSIKRNIVYYLLRMNYFQVGLQYLARDISGGNARCIAMLQAFKEAITDYSTPRQKTLARDLTAKISSYVSFFIECRPLSISMGNAIRFVKGRIAKLPLTLSESEAKAALCSDIERFINEKIILAGKVIVEHAVTKIRDGDVLLTYGSSSVVEMILLYAHEMGKQFRVVVVDSRPKLEGQSLLRRLVSKGLGCTYCHINATSYIMHEVTRVLLGAASVLSNGTVYSSVGTASVAMVAHAFHVPVLVCCEAYKFHERVQLDSICSNELGDPEAIAKVPGRTDVSYLNNWANKGNLQLLNLMYDCTPPDYISMIITDYGMIPTTSVPVIVREYRRDHLLI